A genomic region of Xanthomonas fragariae contains the following coding sequences:
- a CDS encoding YciI family protein, translating into MATRYLVLAMRKPNFPADVVQPHIDFLGELHAAGQLELTGGFSDRSGGAYVLNNVASLEEAQQIVARDPLVLRDASTLTVYEWNTH; encoded by the coding sequence ATGGCCACGCGTTATCTGGTGCTGGCGATGCGCAAGCCGAACTTTCCGGCCGATGTGGTGCAGCCGCACATCGATTTTCTAGGCGAACTACATGCAGCCGGGCAGCTCGAACTCACCGGCGGTTTCAGCGATCGCAGCGGCGGCGCGTACGTGTTGAACAATGTCGCCAGTTTGGAAGAGGCGCAGCAAATCGTTGCGCGTGATCCGCTGGTGCTGCGCGACGCCTCGACGCTGACGGTCTACGAGTGGAACACGCATTGA
- a CDS encoding glutamate-5-semialdehyde dehydrogenase: protein MTIKTLALQCRDAAQVLSQLSSSAKQALLDAMAAALEHDATLILDANARDLNAAREKGVGSAMLDRLALDPKRLAGIAAALREVALLPDPVGQITREDIRPNGIRVQKMRVPLGVIAMIYEARPNVTADAAALCIKAGNGVILRGGSEAIGSNTAIARALQRALREADVPEAALTLVEDLRRETMLELLQLSDIVDLAIPRGGEGLIRFVAEHARVPVIKHYKGVCHLFVDASADVELAVRLLVDGKATRPSACNSLETLLVHAHIAERFLPVAAQALRERNVELRGDAATRTLLPDVAAASDDDYAAEFLDLILAVRIVPDLDTALTHIRQYGSDHTEVIATEDATNAEQFVHSLRSAVVMVNASSRFSDGGELGLGAEIGISTTRLHSYGPMGLEALTVERFVVRGAGQVRH from the coding sequence ATGACCATCAAAACTCTCGCCCTGCAATGCCGCGATGCCGCTCAGGTACTGTCGCAACTATCGTCCTCTGCCAAGCAGGCGTTACTCGATGCCATGGCGGCTGCGTTGGAACACGATGCCACGCTGATCCTGGATGCGAACGCGCGCGATCTGAATGCGGCGCGTGAGAAGGGTGTGGGCAGTGCGATGCTCGATCGCTTGGCGCTCGATCCCAAGCGCCTGGCCGGTATCGCCGCTGCACTGCGCGAGGTGGCACTGTTGCCGGATCCGGTGGGGCAGATCACGCGCGAGGACATCCGCCCCAACGGCATCCGCGTGCAAAAGATGCGTGTGCCGTTGGGCGTGATCGCGATGATTTACGAGGCGCGCCCCAACGTCACAGCCGATGCGGCAGCGCTGTGCATCAAGGCCGGCAACGGGGTGATCCTGCGTGGGGGGTCGGAGGCAATTGGTTCCAATACGGCGATCGCACGCGCATTGCAGCGTGCACTGCGCGAGGCCGATGTGCCGGAAGCTGCGCTGACGCTGGTCGAAGACCTGCGCCGTGAGACCATGTTGGAGTTGCTGCAGCTCAGCGACATCGTCGATCTGGCGATTCCGCGCGGTGGTGAAGGGCTGATCCGTTTTGTCGCCGAGCACGCACGCGTGCCGGTGATCAAGCACTACAAGGGCGTGTGCCATCTGTTTGTGGATGCATCGGCCGATGTGGAGCTGGCAGTACGCTTGCTGGTCGACGGCAAGGCGACGCGGCCGTCGGCGTGCAATTCGCTAGAGACCTTGCTGGTGCATGCGCACATCGCCGAGCGCTTTCTGCCGGTCGCCGCGCAAGCACTGCGCGAACGCAACGTCGAGCTGCGTGGCGATGCGGCAACGCGTACATTGCTTCCCGATGTCGCAGCCGCCAGCGATGACGATTACGCCGCCGAATTCCTGGACCTGATCCTGGCAGTCCGCATCGTTCCGGACCTGGATACCGCGCTGACGCATATCCGCCAATACGGTTCGGACCATACCGAAGTGATCGCCACCGAGGACGCTACCAACGCCGAGCAATTTGTGCACTCGCTGCGTTCGGCAGTGGTGATGGTAAACGCGTCTTCGCGTTTTTCCGATGGTGGCGAGCTCGGCCTGGGTGCGGAGATCGGCATCTCGACTACACGCCTGCATTCCTACGGCCCGATGGGGCTAGAAGCACTCACCGTGGAGCGCTTTGTAGTGCGTGGCGCGGGCCAGGTGCGGCACTGA
- a CDS encoding Nramp family divalent metal transporter: MSAETIASARSPASTNGGLGDHHASVVVPKSGHWWFKLLTFVGPGYMVSVGYMDPGNWATDLAGGSQFGYLLLSVILLSNGMAIVLQGLSARLGVATGMDLAQACRARYPRSVNLALWGVCELAIVACDLAEVIGTAIALKLLFGIPLTMGAIITAVDVVLVLLLMNRGFRALEAFVMALLLIIFVCFGIQIALAAPPIAAVLGGFIPRAQVFTDPQALYLAIGIIGATVMPHNLYLHSSIVQTRAYPRTDVGRKSALRWAVADSTVALMFALFINASILILAAAAFHAQGRTDVQEIEQAHALLAPMLGAGLASTLFAVALLASGVNSTVTATLAGQIVMEGFLQLRLPPWVRRLLTRGIAIVPVVIVTWLYGEAGTARLLVLSQVVLSMQLPFAVIPLLRFVSDRQLMGALVAPAWLLRLAWVIAAVIVGLNVKLLWGTALQ, encoded by the coding sequence ATGTCCGCCGAAACCATTGCTTCCGCGCGTTCGCCAGCTTCCACCAACGGTGGCCTGGGCGATCATCACGCCAGCGTTGTGGTGCCCAAGAGCGGCCATTGGTGGTTCAAATTGCTGACGTTCGTGGGGCCGGGCTACATGGTGTCGGTCGGTTATATGGATCCGGGCAACTGGGCCACCGATCTGGCCGGCGGCTCGCAGTTCGGTTATCTGCTGCTTTCGGTGATTTTGCTGTCCAACGGGATGGCGATCGTCCTGCAGGGCTTGTCGGCGCGGCTGGGCGTCGCCACCGGTATGGATCTGGCGCAGGCCTGCCGCGCACGCTATCCACGCAGCGTGAATCTGGCACTGTGGGGAGTGTGCGAGCTGGCCATCGTCGCCTGCGACCTGGCCGAAGTGATCGGCACCGCGATTGCGCTGAAGCTGTTGTTCGGCATCCCGCTGACCATGGGCGCGATCATCACCGCCGTGGATGTGGTGCTTGTACTGCTGCTGATGAATCGCGGCTTCCGTGCGCTGGAAGCTTTCGTGATGGCCCTGCTGCTGATCATCTTCGTGTGCTTCGGCATCCAGATCGCGCTGGCCGCACCGCCGATTGCGGCGGTGTTGGGGGGCTTCATTCCACGTGCGCAAGTGTTCACAGACCCGCAGGCGCTATATCTGGCGATCGGCATCATCGGTGCGACGGTGATGCCGCATAACCTGTACCTGCATTCGTCGATCGTGCAGACGCGTGCGTATCCGCGTACCGATGTCGGCCGCAAGTCGGCGCTGCGCTGGGCCGTCGCCGACAGCACCGTGGCGTTGATGTTTGCGTTGTTCATCAACGCATCGATCCTGATCCTGGCGGCGGCGGCATTCCATGCGCAGGGCCGTACCGATGTGCAGGAGATCGAGCAGGCGCATGCGTTGCTGGCGCCGATGCTGGGCGCTGGCCTGGCCTCGACCCTGTTTGCGGTCGCCCTGCTCGCCTCCGGTGTCAATTCCACCGTGACCGCCACGCTGGCCGGGCAGATCGTGATGGAAGGCTTTCTGCAACTGCGGTTGCCACCGTGGGTGCGCCGCTTGCTGACCCGCGGCATCGCCATCGTGCCGGTGGTGATCGTGACCTGGCTGTATGGCGAGGCCGGCACTGCACGGCTGTTGGTGCTTAGCCAGGTGGTGCTGTCGATGCAGTTGCCGTTTGCGGTGATTCCGCTGTTGCGTTTTGTGTCCGATCGTCAGTTGATGGGCGCGTTGGTGGCACCGGCGTGGCTGTTGCGCCTCGCCTGGGTGATCGCGGCAGTAATCGTCGGTTTGAATGTGAAGCTGCTGTGGGGTACCGCGTTGCAGTGA
- the proB gene encoding glutamate 5-kinase: MSTPATTLSPFTEQPLPPWRRAVLKVGSSLLAADGGGLSPRFALGLAQFVSANLAAGRELMIVSSGAVAAGRAILPKAAEVGAPIAARQALAALGQAQLIALWQRFFERPVAQVLLTHDDLRNRRRYLNARATLGELLRLGALPVINENDTVSVDELKLGDNDNLAAIVAALVGADALFIATDIDGLYSADPRSNPLARPLDEVLELTAEVLAMAGGSGSSVGTGGMRTKLEAAAKAGAAGIETYLFNGRSGEVVRALAQDRLHGTRIHAARTRIAARKYWLRHAPVEQGAILVDGGAAAALIDKGASLLPGGVAGAEGDFRRGDMVEIRLRDCDGERCLARGVSQYSALDIRRIARRHSREIETVLGYSYGENVVHRDDLVLL; encoded by the coding sequence ATGAGCACACCTGCCACCACACTGTCACCATTCACCGAGCAACCGCTGCCGCCGTGGCGACGCGCGGTGCTTAAGGTCGGCAGCAGTCTGTTAGCCGCAGATGGCGGTGGATTGTCGCCGCGGTTTGCGTTGGGGTTGGCGCAGTTCGTTTCGGCCAATCTGGCGGCGGGGCGTGAGCTGATGATCGTGTCGTCAGGTGCGGTGGCCGCAGGCCGCGCGATCCTGCCGAAAGCCGCCGAGGTCGGCGCGCCGATCGCCGCACGCCAAGCGCTGGCCGCGTTGGGTCAGGCGCAGTTGATCGCGTTGTGGCAGCGCTTTTTCGAGCGCCCGGTCGCGCAGGTGTTGCTCACCCACGACGACCTGCGCAACCGTCGGCGCTATCTCAATGCACGCGCCACCTTGGGCGAGTTGTTGCGGCTGGGCGCGCTGCCAGTCATCAACGAGAACGATACCGTGTCAGTGGATGAGCTCAAGCTGGGCGACAACGACAATCTCGCCGCGATCGTGGCCGCGTTGGTTGGTGCCGATGCGTTGTTCATTGCCACCGATATCGACGGGCTGTATAGCGCCGACCCACGTAGCAACCCGCTGGCGCGCCCGCTCGACGAGGTGCTCGAACTCACGGCCGAGGTGCTGGCGATGGCTGGCGGCAGCGGCAGCAGCGTGGGCACCGGCGGCATGCGCACCAAGCTGGAAGCTGCCGCAAAAGCAGGTGCGGCCGGCATCGAAACCTATCTGTTCAACGGGCGCAGTGGCGAAGTGGTGCGCGCCCTGGCGCAGGACCGTCTGCACGGCACACGCATCCACGCCGCACGCACGCGCATCGCTGCACGCAAGTACTGGCTGCGCCACGCACCGGTGGAACAGGGCGCGATCCTGGTCGATGGCGGCGCGGCCGCAGCGCTGATCGACAAAGGCGCCTCGCTGTTGCCCGGCGGTGTTGCTGGTGCGGAAGGCGACTTCCGGCGCGGCGATATGGTGGAGATTCGTCTACGCGATTGCGATGGTGAGCGCTGTCTGGCACGTGGCGTGAGCCAGTACTCGGCCCTGGACATCCGCCGCATCGCACGCCGTCACTCGCGCGAGATCGAAACCGTACTCGGCTACAGTTACGGCGAAAATGTCGTGCATCGCGATGATTTGGTGCTTTTGTAG
- a CDS encoding IS5 family transposase, with amino-acid sequence MRTRRPAAEDRPADELFRSRLENQIDLRHPLARLSQRMPWTALEQALSSRLPATQAGGGRPALPVRLIAGLLYLKHAYDLSDEAVCERWLENPYWQFFTGEVVFQTRLPCDASSLTRWRQRLGEAGMEELLAHTINAAHAMQAVDARELSRVIVDTTVQEKAIAYPTDSRLLEVARKKLVLLAKRHGIGLRQSYARQGPALSRKAGRYAHARQFKRMRRVLRRQRTVLGRLVRDIQRKLDQVNTGVRERIAVWLERAQRLYTQRPKDKQKLYALHAPEVECIGKGKARQAYEFGVKVGIAVTACKGLVVGARSFPGNPYDGDTLAEQLEQTRGLLQDVSVEPTVAIVDLGDRGREVDGVQVLHRGKAKTLTRRQWRWIKRRQAVEPVIGHLKNDCRLRRCRLKGAQGDALHVLGCAAGYNLRWLLRWIAFLRAWMRAMGWSSLSAVPLSPTALGA; translated from the coding sequence ATGCGTACACGCCGTCCTGCTGCCGAAGACAGACCCGCCGACGAGTTGTTTCGTTCGCGGCTGGAGAACCAGATCGATCTGCGTCATCCGCTGGCGCGGCTGAGCCAACGGATGCCGTGGACGGCGTTGGAGCAAGCACTTTCATCGCGCTTGCCGGCCACCCAGGCCGGTGGCGGTCGGCCGGCATTGCCGGTGCGGCTGATTGCCGGTTTGCTCTACCTCAAACACGCCTACGACCTGTCCGATGAAGCGGTGTGCGAGCGCTGGCTGGAGAATCCGTACTGGCAGTTCTTCACCGGTGAGGTCGTGTTCCAGACGCGCTTGCCGTGCGATGCCAGCTCGCTGACGCGCTGGCGGCAGCGCCTGGGTGAGGCCGGGATGGAAGAGCTGCTGGCGCACACCATCAACGCCGCGCATGCGATGCAGGCGGTGGACGCACGCGAGTTGTCGCGGGTGATCGTGGACACCACGGTGCAGGAAAAGGCGATCGCCTATCCGACCGACAGCCGTTTGCTGGAGGTGGCACGCAAGAAGCTGGTGTTACTGGCCAAGCGGCACGGCATCGGATTGCGGCAGAGCTACGCGCGGCAAGGCCCGGCCCTGAGCCGCAAGGCAGGTCGGTATGCGCATGCGCGCCAGTTCAAGCGGATGCGGCGCGTGCTGCGACGTCAACGCACAGTGCTGGGACGGCTCGTGCGCGACATCCAACGCAAACTCGATCAGGTAAACACCGGCGTGCGCGAGCGCATCGCTGTCTGGCTGGAACGTGCGCAACGGCTGTACACGCAGCGTCCGAAGGACAAACAAAAACTCTACGCATTGCATGCCCCGGAAGTGGAATGCATCGGCAAGGGCAAGGCGCGTCAAGCGTACGAATTCGGCGTCAAGGTCGGCATTGCAGTCACCGCCTGCAAGGGATTGGTCGTGGGTGCGCGCAGCTTCCCGGGCAACCCGTACGACGGCGATACCTTGGCCGAGCAGCTGGAGCAGACACGCGGGTTGCTGCAGGATGTGAGCGTAGAACCGACGGTGGCGATCGTGGACCTGGGCGATCGCGGGCGCGAGGTCGATGGCGTGCAGGTCCTGCATCGCGGCAAGGCCAAGACGCTGACGCGACGGCAATGGCGCTGGATCAAGCGACGGCAGGCGGTGGAGCCGGTGATCGGACATCTGAAAAACGACTGCAGGTTGCGTCGCTGCAGGCTGAAAGGTGCCCAAGGCGATGCGCTGCACGTGCTCGGCTGCGCCGCCGGCTACAACCTGCGTTGGCTGCTGCGCTGGATCGCGTTTTTGCGTGCCTGGATGCGGGCGATGGGATGGTCATCCTTGAGTGCCGTGCCGCTGTCACCGACGGCACTTGGCGCTTGA
- a CDS encoding MobA/MobL family protein, which produces MYRCELNYISRSGGKKSRPDAATRAEHQFSVTAAIAYRTGSMITDHRTGVVHDYRRKQRVEHTEIVVPTMAPAWARHRETLWNAVEAAESRKDARLANEFILCLPYGMSLEREIAMVREFAQAVMERYGVAIEFAIHEDDTRRWDGSEKLSGGRHAHVLMSTRMLTAGGFSKGQGA; this is translated from the coding sequence ATGTACCGGTGTGAGCTGAACTACATCTCCCGCAGTGGCGGCAAGAAAAGCAGGCCGGATGCGGCCACTCGCGCCGAGCACCAGTTCAGCGTCACGGCGGCCATTGCTTACCGCACCGGCAGCATGATCACGGATCATCGGACTGGTGTCGTGCACGACTATCGTCGCAAACAGCGCGTCGAGCACACCGAAATCGTGGTCCCGACTATGGCGCCCGCATGGGCTCGGCATCGCGAAACCCTCTGGAATGCGGTCGAGGCAGCCGAATCTCGGAAGGATGCGCGGCTGGCCAACGAATTCATCTTGTGCCTGCCTTACGGGATGAGTCTGGAGCGGGAGATCGCAATGGTTCGGGAGTTTGCGCAGGCCGTCATGGAGCGGTATGGGGTTGCTATCGAGTTCGCCATTCACGAAGACGACACAAGGCGCTGGGATGGCAGCGAGAAGCTCTCAGGCGGGCGCCATGCTCATGTTCTGATGAGCACGCGGATGCTGACGGCCGGTGGCTTCAGCAAAGGACAAGGCGCGTGA
- the argC gene encoding N-acetyl-gamma-glutamyl-phosphate reductase yields the protein MTVQTTIGIVGARGHTGSELIKLVAAHPHLQLIFVSSRELAGQRVADHNDAYHGQLRYESLDADAVAAKAVDVVILALPNGKAEPFVATIDVARPQTLLIDLSADYRFNPVWYYGLPELTRGKYGGHKRISNPGCYATALQLTIAPLLDQLAGPPQCFGVSGYSGAGTTPSVKNNPELLANNLMPYALTNHIHEREVSAQLGVPVEFMPHVASHFRGITVTVNMWLQQPLTREQIQARYAQRYADEPLIEIVDEAPWVSHIAGKHGVQIGGVTLAPGNKRVVVVATLDNLLKGAATQAMQNLNLAFGWDEWTAIPL from the coding sequence ATGACTGTTCAAACGACCATCGGCATCGTCGGTGCCCGCGGGCACACCGGTTCGGAATTGATCAAGCTGGTGGCGGCGCATCCGCACCTGCAGTTGATCTTCGTGTCCTCGCGCGAATTGGCCGGACAACGTGTGGCCGACCATAACGACGCCTACCATGGCCAGTTGCGCTACGAAAGCCTGGATGCCGACGCGGTTGCCGCCAAGGCCGTCGATGTGGTGATTCTTGCGTTGCCCAACGGAAAGGCCGAACCCTTCGTTGCCACAATCGATGTGGCCAGGCCGCAAACGTTGTTGATCGATCTATCTGCCGATTACCGCTTCAATCCGGTTTGGTATTACGGGCTGCCGGAGCTTACGCGTGGCAAGTATGGCGGGCACAAGCGCATCAGCAACCCGGGCTGCTATGCCACCGCGTTGCAGCTGACGATCGCGCCGCTGCTCGATCAACTGGCCGGCCCGCCGCAGTGCTTTGGCGTGTCTGGTTATTCCGGCGCGGGCACCACGCCGTCGGTCAAGAACAACCCCGAGTTACTTGCCAATAATCTGATGCCGTATGCGCTGACCAATCACATCCACGAGCGCGAAGTATCCGCCCAGCTCGGCGTGCCGGTGGAGTTCATGCCGCATGTGGCGTCGCATTTCCGTGGTATCACCGTGACCGTCAACATGTGGCTGCAGCAACCGTTGACGCGCGAGCAGATCCAGGCGCGCTACGCACAGCGGTATGCAGACGAGCCGCTGATCGAGATCGTCGACGAGGCGCCATGGGTCAGCCATATTGCCGGCAAGCACGGCGTGCAGATCGGTGGCGTGACGCTGGCGCCGGGCAACAAGCGTGTGGTGGTGGTGGCGACGCTGGACAACCTGCTTAAGGGCGCCGCGACGCAGGCGATGCAGAACCTCAACCTGGCGTTTGGCTGGGACGAGTGGACCGCGATTCCGTTGTAA
- a CDS encoding IS5 family transposase codes for MRTRRPAAEDRPADELFRSRLENQIDLRHPLARLSQRMPWTALEQALSSRLPATQAGGGRPALPVRLIAGLFYLKHAYDLSDEAVCERWLENPYWQFFTGEVVFQTRLPSDASSLTRWRQRLGEAGMEELLAHTINAAHAMQAVDARELSRVIVDTTVQEKAIAYPTDSRLLEVARKKLVLLAKRHGIGLRQSYARQGPALSRKAGRYAHARQFKRMWRILRRQRTVLGRLMRDIQRKLDQVNTGVRERIAVWLERAQRLYTQRPKDKQKLYALHAPEVECIGKGKARQAYEFGVKVGIAVTACKGLVVGARSFPGNPYDGDTLAEQLEQTRVLLQDVSVEPTVAIVDLGDRGREVDGVQVLHRGKAKTLTRRQWRWIKRRQAVEPVIGHLKDDCRLRRCRLKGAQGDALHVLGCAAGYNLRWLLRWIVFLRAWMRAMGWSSFF; via the coding sequence ATGCGTACACGCCGTCCTGCTGCCGAAGACAGACCCGCCGACGAGTTGTTTCGTTCGCGGCTGGAGAACCAGATCGATCTGCGTCATCCGCTGGCGCGGCTGAGCCAACGGATGCCGTGGACGGCGTTGGAGCAAGCACTTTCATCGCGCTTGCCGGCCACCCAGGCCGGTGGCGGTCGGCCGGCATTGCCGGTGCGGCTGATTGCCGGTTTGTTCTACCTCAAACACGCCTACGACCTGTCCGATGAAGCGGTGTGCGAGCGCTGGCTGGAGAATCCGTACTGGCAGTTCTTCACCGGTGAGGTCGTGTTCCAGACGCGCTTGCCGAGCGATGCCAGCTCGCTGACGCGCTGGCGGCAGCGCCTGGGTGAGGCCGGGATGGAAGAGCTGCTGGCGCACACCATCAACGCCGCGCATGCGATGCAAGCGGTGGACGCACGCGAGTTGTCGCGGGTGATCGTGGACACTACGGTGCAGGAAAAGGCGATCGCCTATCCGACCGACAGCCGTTTGCTGGAGGTGGCACGCAAGAAGCTGGTGTTACTGGCCAAGCGGCACGGCATCGGATTGCGGCAGAGCTACGCGCGGCAAGGCCCGGCCCTGAGCCGCAAGGCAGGTCGGTATGCGCATGCGCGCCAGTTCAAGCGGATGTGGCGCATCCTGCGACGTCAACGCACAGTGCTGGGACGGCTCATGCGCGACATCCAACGCAAACTCGATCAGGTAAACACCGGCGTGCGCGAGCGCATCGCTGTCTGGCTGGAACGTGCGCAACGGCTGTACACGCAGCGTCCGAAGGACAAACAAAAACTCTACGCATTGCATGCCCCGGAAGTGGAATGCATCGGCAAGGGCAAGGCGCGTCAAGCTTACGAATTTGGCGTCAAGGTCGGCATTGCAGTCACCGCCTGCAAGGGATTGGTCGTGGGTGCGCGCAGCTTCCCGGGCAACCCGTACGACGGCGATACCTTGGCCGAGCAGCTGGAGCAGACACGCGTGTTGCTGCAGGATGTGAGCGTAGAACCGACGGTGGCGATCGTGGACCTGGGCGATCGCGGGCGCGAGGTCGATGGCGTGCAGGTCCTGCATCGCGGCAAGGCCAAGACGCTGACGCGACGGCAATGGCGCTGGATCAAGCGACGGCAGGCGGTGGAGCCGGTGATCGGACATCTGAAAGACGACTGCAGGTTGCGTCGCTGCAGGCTGAAAGGTGCCCAAGGCGATGCGCTGCACGTGCTCGGCTGCGCGGCCGGCTACAACCTGCGTTGGCTGCTGCGCTGGATCGTGTTTTTGCGTGCCTGGATGCGGGCGATGGGATGGTCATCCTTTTTCTAG
- a CDS encoding alpha/beta fold hydrolase, which produces MSNFVTRPDGANIFYKDWSKGQPVVFSHGWPLSADAWDVQMLFMGQHGFRVIAHDRRSHGRSSQTWDGNDMDTYADDLAAVIEKLDLKDAILVGHSTGGGEVAHYVGRHGSKRVAKVVLVGAVPPQMVKSPTNPGGLPLSVFDGIRDGVAKDRSQFYHDLTTAFFGANRDGNTVTQGMRYAFWLQGMLGGHKGQYDCIKQFSEVDYTADLKKIDVPALVVHGDDDQIVPIDASGKLSAKIIKNAELKIYAGAPHGLTVTHADQFNKDLLAFAKA; this is translated from the coding sequence ATGTCCAATTTCGTCACCCGCCCCGATGGCGCCAACATTTTTTACAAGGACTGGAGCAAGGGCCAGCCGGTCGTGTTCTCGCACGGTTGGCCGCTCAGCGCCGATGCCTGGGATGTGCAGATGCTGTTCATGGGCCAACACGGCTTCCGCGTGATTGCGCATGACCGCCGCAGCCATGGCCGCTCGTCGCAGACCTGGGACGGCAACGATATGGACACCTATGCCGACGATCTGGCTGCGGTGATCGAGAAACTGGACCTGAAGGACGCGATCCTGGTCGGCCATTCCACCGGTGGAGGTGAAGTGGCGCATTACGTCGGCCGCCACGGCAGCAAGCGGGTGGCCAAGGTGGTGCTGGTCGGGGCGGTACCGCCGCAAATGGTCAAGAGCCCGACCAATCCGGGCGGCCTGCCGCTGAGCGTGTTCGACGGCATTCGCGATGGCGTGGCCAAGGACCGTTCGCAGTTCTATCACGACCTGACCACAGCATTCTTCGGCGCCAATCGTGATGGCAACACCGTGACCCAGGGCATGCGCTATGCGTTCTGGCTGCAGGGCATGCTCGGCGGTCACAAGGGCCAGTACGACTGCATCAAGCAATTCTCCGAAGTCGACTACACCGCCGACTTGAAGAAGATCGATGTGCCGGCACTGGTGGTGCATGGCGATGACGACCAGATCGTGCCGATCGATGCATCGGGCAAGCTGTCGGCCAAGATCATCAAGAACGCCGAACTGAAGATTTATGCCGGTGCGCCGCATGGCCTGACCGTGACCCACGCCGATCAGTTCAACAAGGATCTGCTGGCGTTCGCTAAGGCCTGA
- a CDS encoding cupin domain-containing protein: MAVISTDTAEHYLWGEACEGWHLLRDPTLSVLEERMPPGAAELRHRHSRARHFFYVLAGEVMLQLDGAKHVLRVGQGLHVPPGTTHQMHNLSDVEARFLVIYAPHGRGERIPAAARAKDAS; the protein is encoded by the coding sequence ATGGCCGTGATCAGCACCGACACCGCAGAACACTATCTTTGGGGCGAAGCCTGCGAAGGTTGGCACCTGTTACGCGACCCGACGCTGAGCGTGCTCGAAGAGCGAATGCCACCGGGCGCTGCGGAGCTGCGTCATCGGCATAGTCGCGCGCGACATTTTTTCTACGTGCTGGCTGGTGAAGTGATGCTGCAATTGGACGGCGCAAAACATGTGTTGCGCGTCGGGCAGGGCCTGCACGTCCCTCCCGGCACCACCCATCAAATGCACAATCTGTCGGACGTGGAGGCGCGCTTTTTGGTGATCTACGCACCGCATGGTCGTGGCGAACGCATACCCGCTGCTGCGCGTGCGAAGGATGCAAGCTGA
- a CDS encoding argininosuccinate lyase → MTNLLWQKPGVAVDAKIQSFLAGDDVILDREFFLHDIAASKAHAQGLQHIGILSLQELGGLSKQLDLLADDFRSGAFVLDEQYEDCHSAIEARLTERLGDAGRKIHTGRSRNDQILVATRLWLKEKLQRVAELSSEIAKVALDRAQAEAELPVPGYTHIQRAVVSSAGMWWAGWAEAFVDNAVRATDTLQLVDSNPLGTAAGYGVNLPLDRAHTTAELGFARLQVSPIYAQLSRGKYELAALEALGSATLDLRRIAWDLSLFTSGEFAFVALPAQYTTGSSIMPNKRNPDVIELMRATHASVAAARTEIEQLLSLPSGYHRDLQSSKGAIVHGFGRGLAALELLPALLANLEWRPDKLRAAIDSGMYATDVAVEAAVAGVPFREAYKAAAEAYDTAGQGRTPEGSLAARVSPGAAADLQLDVLHARWQALR, encoded by the coding sequence ATGACCAATTTACTGTGGCAAAAACCCGGCGTGGCGGTGGACGCCAAGATCCAGAGCTTCCTGGCTGGCGACGACGTAATCCTGGACCGCGAGTTCTTCCTGCACGACATCGCTGCCAGCAAGGCGCATGCGCAGGGGCTGCAGCACATCGGCATTCTGTCGCTGCAGGAACTGGGCGGGCTGAGCAAACAGCTCGATCTGCTGGCCGATGATTTTCGCAGCGGCGCGTTCGTGCTCGATGAGCAGTACGAAGATTGCCATTCGGCCATCGAAGCGCGCTTGACCGAGCGGCTAGGCGATGCCGGCCGCAAGATTCACACCGGACGTAGCCGTAACGATCAAATCCTGGTTGCCACGCGCTTGTGGTTGAAGGAAAAACTGCAACGCGTCGCCGAGCTCAGCAGCGAGATCGCCAAGGTAGCGTTGGATCGCGCGCAAGCGGAAGCCGAGTTGCCAGTGCCGGGCTATACGCACATCCAGCGTGCGGTGGTGTCATCGGCTGGGATGTGGTGGGCGGGCTGGGCAGAAGCTTTTGTCGACAACGCCGTGCGTGCGACCGACACCTTGCAGCTTGTGGACAGCAATCCGCTCGGCACTGCAGCCGGCTATGGCGTGAATCTGCCGCTGGATCGCGCGCATACCACCGCCGAGCTGGGCTTTGCACGGCTGCAGGTATCGCCGATCTATGCGCAGCTCTCGCGCGGTAAATACGAATTGGCTGCGCTCGAAGCACTGGGCAGCGCTACGCTGGATTTGCGCCGCATCGCCTGGGATCTGTCGTTGTTCACCAGCGGCGAATTCGCGTTTGTTGCCTTGCCGGCGCAATACACCACCGGCAGTTCGATCATGCCGAACAAGCGCAACCCCGACGTGATCGAGCTGATGCGTGCGACCCACGCCAGCGTGGCGGCAGCGCGTACCGAGATCGAACAACTGCTATCGCTGCCCTCGGGTTATCACCGCGATCTGCAGAGCAGCAAGGGCGCAATCGTGCACGGATTCGGGCGTGGCCTGGCAGCTCTCGAATTGCTGCCTGCGCTGCTGGCCAATCTGGAGTGGCGCCCGGACAAACTGCGTGCGGCGATCGATTCGGGCATGTATGCCACCGATGTAGCCGTGGAAGCGGCCGTGGCTGGCGTGCCGTTCCGCGAGGCTTACAAGGCTGCAGCGGAAGCCTACGACACCGCAGGGCAGGGGCGCACGCCGGAAGGCAGTTTGGCGGCCCGTGTCTCGCCAGGCGCGGCTGCAGACCTGCAGCTGGACGTTTTGCATGCACGTTGGCAGGCGCTGCGCTGA